A stretch of the Pseudocalidococcus azoricus BACA0444 genome encodes the following:
- a CDS encoding NUDIX hydrolase encodes MTAPANAPRTQPPATHFPTSDKAEFTVGVDNVVFAVDSQANRLLVLLSQRQQAPYQGWYGLPGTLVRAGEGLEAAAYRVLAEKLALRTLYLEQLYTFDGLGKRQPFARSQAEGEPINAVKTPESVRSGIRYLSVSYFALIPYGAAALMVSAEAGGAWFPVHEVPPLAFDHADILAYGHRRLKNKLEYSPVAFDVLPPKFTLNEVYQFYSTVLGENFADYSNFRSRLLKLGILQDTGEKVIRAAGRPASLYRFDPIAFAPLQETPLVFV; translated from the coding sequence CTGACAGCCCCAGCCAACGCGCCCAGAACTCAACCTCCAGCAACCCATTTCCCCACGAGTGACAAAGCTGAATTTACAGTTGGGGTCGATAATGTGGTTTTTGCGGTGGATAGTCAGGCTAATCGGCTCTTAGTCCTTCTCAGTCAACGACAGCAAGCTCCTTATCAGGGGTGGTATGGTTTACCGGGAACCTTAGTCCGGGCAGGGGAGGGCCTGGAAGCGGCGGCCTATCGGGTCTTGGCGGAGAAGCTGGCCTTGAGAACCCTCTATTTGGAACAGCTTTATACCTTTGATGGCCTGGGGAAACGCCAGCCTTTTGCCCGATCCCAGGCCGAGGGTGAACCGATCAACGCAGTCAAAACCCCAGAGAGCGTTCGCTCTGGAATTCGCTATCTTTCCGTCAGTTACTTTGCCTTGATTCCCTATGGGGCAGCCGCCTTAATGGTTTCAGCAGAAGCGGGTGGGGCCTGGTTTCCAGTCCATGAAGTCCCTCCCTTGGCCTTTGATCATGCCGATATTCTCGCCTATGGGCATCGTCGCCTCAAAAATAAGCTGGAATATAGCCCGGTTGCCTTTGATGTCCTGCCACCAAAATTTACCCTGAATGAGGTTTATCAGTTCTACAGCACTGTACTGGGGGAAAACTTTGCCGACTATTCCAACTTTCGCAGTCGTTTACTCAAACTCGGCATCCTCCAAGATACTGGCGAAAAAGTCATTCGAGCCGCCGGCCGGCCAGCCAGTTTATATCGATTTGACCCCATCGCCTTTGCCCCGCTCCAAGAGACACCGTTAGTTTTTGTCTAG
- a CDS encoding FHA domain-containing protein, translated as MKASPAWLTILKSAPDYGFPIAQDTLTIGRTPENTIILADRSVSRQHARIEWHNGGFSITDLGSTSGTRINYRPLSPHTSESLNDGDLIQIGDSVLRFSLERPEQSQPRASRVPSVLVRTEAWAQEFILEMPMVLLGSHSSVDILVDTIGIAPVHIRLQEQSEHCLITYLGDAPQGLMSGGQPVTEWQLRKGETINLGPAATLTYEGLKLPEQIKRERVWLDRLAATQMALTGDQNIPVATEVGLPEEVDLTTPMKTVALSRLNTLSIGRDSSNDLVIEHPSVSRFHAKIDRQQGSLVLTDLESCNGTFVNGKAITEVTSLRVGDVIRIGSDRLILNIDETLTQYVEAGHLRLDVVGLSKVIGDGKRILNDIPLSILPREFVAILGPSGSGKSTLLDALNGLRPATNGSVMINGTDLYQNYDAYKTQLGYVPQKNIIHEELTLFQALDYAAQLRMPPDTTSTERKKRIQVVLGELGLSHRADVPIRQLSGGQQRRACMGAELLTQPSLFFLDEVTSGLDPGTEADMMQLLRQLADQGRIILIISHATQNIRECDLVIYMAAGGYLAYFGPPERMLPYFRETFRDRLQGVPLRDFADLYRALDREKNPNAPTATELANRYQQSSLCQTFIANRQTFLSQIPKTNTKTTIRSPKKKQRRVSPWQQFLVLSQRNLTILRQDRTHLLLTLLIAPVLALLDFITWGRDIFDSAQGSADEALTMLFATALVAVMIGSMTTMRDLVREIEIYRRERMTGLQMLPYIFSKVAVALILAIYQAATYLLVTKLAVNIPGGWDITFQIYITIVLAIFGGMIMGLLVSAVAPNQNIVPLILLFFLVPQIIFSGGIQPLSSLGPVGQVLNRVTVLKWPYETLVSLSGLGRDVAKDACWQKTSEERDNLTEAQEKDCACFGESIFRQCNFPGIQKQYNSAVDQAEPPKPKSPGDPPSNPTELKSYSDDLKTYQEQMDTWQDDYTTWQKQRSKAINGAEELINQINKKQGHMFAVDVGRHWLYQGFVIVGMLILIPILQRRRDFS; from the coding sequence GTGAAAGCATCCCCGGCCTGGTTAACGATTCTAAAAAGTGCTCCCGATTACGGTTTTCCCATTGCCCAAGATACGCTCACCATTGGCCGAACTCCCGAAAATACCATTATCCTTGCGGATCGATCTGTATCACGCCAACACGCCCGGATTGAGTGGCACAACGGGGGCTTTAGTATTACTGACCTTGGGAGTACCAGCGGCACGCGGATCAATTATCGGCCCTTATCTCCTCACACCAGCGAGTCCCTCAATGATGGAGACTTAATTCAAATTGGCGATTCGGTGCTGCGGTTTTCCTTAGAACGGCCTGAGCAAAGCCAACCGCGGGCTAGTCGAGTGCCATCAGTTTTAGTCAGAACCGAGGCCTGGGCACAGGAATTTATTTTAGAAATGCCGATGGTTTTGCTAGGCTCCCATAGTTCAGTTGATATTTTGGTGGATACGATTGGGATTGCCCCAGTCCACATCCGGCTTCAAGAACAGAGTGAGCACTGCTTAATTACTTACTTAGGAGACGCTCCCCAGGGACTGATGTCAGGGGGACAACCCGTCACAGAGTGGCAATTGCGTAAGGGGGAAACGATCAATCTTGGCCCGGCCGCTACCCTCACCTACGAAGGCTTAAAACTTCCAGAACAGATTAAACGCGAACGAGTTTGGCTAGATCGCCTCGCTGCAACTCAGATGGCGTTGACTGGGGATCAGAATATTCCAGTGGCAACGGAAGTCGGACTACCCGAAGAGGTGGATCTGACCACGCCGATGAAAACAGTCGCCTTATCCAGACTGAACACCCTGAGTATTGGCCGCGATAGTAGCAATGATCTTGTTATTGAGCATCCCAGTGTCTCTCGGTTCCACGCCAAGATTGACCGTCAACAGGGGAGTTTAGTCCTCACAGATTTAGAGTCCTGTAACGGAACATTTGTTAACGGCAAAGCGATTACTGAAGTAACGAGTTTACGGGTCGGTGATGTCATCCGGATCGGTAGTGATCGACTAATTCTCAACATTGATGAGACGTTAACCCAGTATGTCGAAGCCGGACATTTGCGTTTGGATGTAGTGGGCTTAAGCAAGGTCATTGGGGATGGCAAGCGGATTTTAAATGACATTCCCCTGTCAATTCTACCGCGAGAGTTTGTTGCTATTCTTGGCCCCAGTGGTAGTGGTAAGTCAACTCTCCTGGATGCCCTGAATGGTTTGCGCCCAGCCACCAATGGCTCTGTAATGATTAATGGGACTGATTTATATCAGAACTATGATGCTTACAAAACGCAACTTGGCTACGTGCCTCAGAAAAACATTATCCACGAAGAATTAACCCTCTTCCAGGCCCTTGACTATGCAGCCCAACTCCGCATGCCTCCCGATACAACTTCCACTGAACGGAAAAAGCGGATTCAGGTCGTTTTAGGAGAGTTAGGGCTATCCCATCGGGCCGATGTCCCCATTCGGCAACTCAGTGGCGGTCAACAACGACGGGCCTGTATGGGGGCTGAATTACTGACCCAACCCAGTTTATTTTTCCTGGATGAAGTGACATCGGGCTTGGATCCAGGCACGGAAGCGGACATGATGCAATTGCTCCGGCAACTGGCGGATCAAGGACGAATCATTTTAATTATTTCCCATGCCACCCAAAATATCCGCGAATGTGACCTCGTGATTTATATGGCGGCTGGGGGCTATCTGGCCTATTTTGGTCCACCGGAGCGAATGCTGCCCTATTTTCGGGAAACCTTTCGGGATCGCTTACAAGGAGTCCCCCTGCGAGATTTTGCCGATCTCTATCGCGCCTTAGATAGAGAGAAAAATCCTAACGCGCCCACCGCGACGGAATTGGCCAATCGTTATCAGCAATCCTCTCTCTGTCAAACCTTTATTGCCAATCGCCAAACCTTTCTGAGCCAAATTCCCAAAACTAACACCAAAACAACGATCCGTAGCCCGAAGAAAAAGCAGCGGCGAGTATCCCCCTGGCAACAATTTTTAGTTCTGAGCCAGCGAAATTTGACGATTCTTCGCCAAGATCGCACCCATCTCCTGCTGACCCTCTTGATTGCCCCAGTCCTGGCCCTCTTGGATTTTATTACCTGGGGACGAGATATCTTCGACTCAGCCCAGGGAAGTGCTGATGAAGCCTTAACGATGCTCTTTGCCACCGCCTTAGTTGCCGTCATGATTGGTTCCATGACGACGATGCGGGACTTGGTGCGAGAGATTGAAATTTACCGCCGGGAGCGAATGACGGGGCTCCAAATGCTCCCCTATATTTTCTCTAAAGTGGCTGTGGCCCTGATTTTAGCAATTTACCAGGCCGCGACCTATCTTTTGGTCACTAAGCTTGCAGTTAATATACCGGGGGGATGGGATATTACCTTCCAGATTTATATCACCATCGTCTTGGCCATCTTTGGCGGGATGATCATGGGGCTACTGGTTTCGGCGGTGGCTCCGAATCAAAACATTGTGCCGCTGATTTTATTATTTTTCTTGGTTCCGCAAATCATCTTTAGTGGCGGCATCCAACCCCTATCTTCCTTGGGGCCAGTTGGGCAAGTTTTGAACCGCGTCACCGTCTTGAAATGGCCCTATGAAACCTTAGTCAGTCTCAGTGGCCTGGGGCGGGACGTGGCTAAGGATGCCTGCTGGCAAAAAACCAGTGAGGAGCGAGACAACTTAACCGAGGCCCAGGAAAAGGACTGTGCTTGCTTTGGAGAAAGTATTTTTCGACAGTGTAATTTTCCGGGCATCCAAAAGCAATACAACAGTGCCGTGGATCAAGCCGAGCCGCCTAAGCCCAAAAGCCCCGGAGACCCACCCAGTAATCCAACGGAGCTAAAATCCTATAGTGACGATCTCAAAACCTATCAGGAACAAATGGACACCTGGCAGGACGATTACACAACTTGGCAAAAACAACGCAGCAAAGCCATCAATGGGGCTGAGGAATTAATTAATCAAATCAATAAAAAACAGGGGCATATGTTTGCCGTGGATGTGGGGCGCCATTGGCTCTATCAAGGATTTGTGATTGTTGGGATGTTAATCCTGATCCCGATCCTCCAACGCCGCCGGGATTTTAGTTAG